taaataaatcgaTTTATCTAAAAGATATGtgatattaatgaaaacataaatacattttaatgaGTTTTTTAATGTGTGTAAAAAATGTTTAAGTGACACTCTTCGTGAAACTTGGTAAATAGATTCTATCTTACATAATCAAACCGTTAAATTGATATGGTAACGAGCTTCATATCCACAGGTCTTGATTAATTGAACTAAAAAGTGCTTACTAACATATTCATTATCGTTCTTTTTTTTGGGGTAAAAATTAATTATCATTCATTATCATGCTTAGAGTAAAAGAGTGGTCATTCTAgggtcatatatatatataagattttcttattattaatttatatatataagattttctTATTATTGAGTAATTTTTAtgcacaaaataaaaacaaaataaaattaaacttttgGATGTTTATAAAAACAACAACCCGTTGAACTATTACCACAGACTTTCTTTAATAATTACACAAAGTGCTAGTCacaataaaatcattattttgttttatacatttctataagttataatttaaattttgtcaACTGTTAATGAAAAAATCAAACCATATTAAATGATAGGCGGAGCTTGTAActgtaattaaaataaacataagtTTGCTAATAAGTCAACGGCCGCATTAAATACCATGtccccaaacaaaacttttaatctaatcagcaaaaaaaactcaGCCGTTGATTCTATTTAACGagcttctctttctccttctctcaGATCTCATTCCCCGAGAAAAAAGCTACCGGAGAGAAAACACCGCCGCCGCCACTGACTACGTAAGTAATGGCAATCTCGATCTCAATTTCGATCTGGGTTTACTATTGATCGTTGACTTCTGCCTTTTTGTATAATTAGGGTTTATTAGGATCAAGCTCAAACCTTGAAATCAAACCATTAAGATCCAAATCGTGTTGCTTGATTGTGGGTTTCAGGTGGATTGTATTTGACATGGATTAGGAAAGAAAAAGGAGGAATCTTTATCTTCTCCAGATTGTTTTGGATTTTGGGTATACTTTCCATATCTCTGTTGTGGTGGATCTGTGTTATGGATACGAGTCGTGGAGAGGCTAAAGAGGCCAACGGATTTGAGAATCATAAGGCTATTGTTGAGGTTCAAGTCtgtgaggaggaggaggaggaagaagaagaaagtgagtCACAGTGTTTGTTGCCTCCTCCTAGGAAAGGAGGGATGTCTACAAGTAGTGACAAGATTAAGAGGACTGTGCAGTGGACTGATAACAAAGGAGACAATCTTGCTGAGGTTTTAGTTTATGAACCAAGGTAAAGATATTATCACAAGGAACACAACAAGTCTctgttgattgttttgtttccttCAGCTTGTGAACTTGTTTGTTTAGACCGCCTCCAACAAGTTGCGTTTTTGTTTAGTAATGGTTTCGATAGATAAGTTCTTGCGGTTGCTTCTCATGTTTAATAAGCATTGACCTGGAACTCCTTTAGCTTAGTGTTTTCGTTTGATGAGACTTAGGCTTGCTGCTTCCTAATATAGCTCATTGGTTTAATGTTATCGCATTCAAAACAAATAGCTGGTTGCAAATTTCTTTAGTGTTCCAAAACAATTTGGGCACTGTGGAATCTGAATTTTGCAAAGATTAGTGAAAAGTGAAAACCATTGGATAATTCAGATTACTGATGACTTCTTTTTGATAGTCCATATTGTTAGTTCCTCTGTTATAAGTCCAGTTGAGTAGTTATCTCTGTTCAGGAACTTACTCTCTTGCATTGTTGTTTGTTCTGTTTGGAAACtggaaataatttatttaacttttgCTTCCATTTTATGCTTTTCAGTGAAGTAAGCGATTCAGATGACGATGATTCAGATGCTTGCATCTGCACCATTATGTAATCCTCAAAACCTGCATTCAATCACCATTAACATGGAGTTTTTAACAATGAGCTCGTCCTTGTATCTGGCTTCTTTTCAGCAACCAGTATTTGTGAGAGGATAAGAGAGTGGACATCACCAATCACGaagtttcagatttttttgcTCAGGACTTCTGACAAGAAGCCAGTCCAAAAGAGGGATTGTCACATATCAGTTACAGGAGTGAGAGAGTATATAGATTATAGATTACTGCTGTATTTTTTTCAGGTTTTGATAGTAAACGTGTTTCCGCAAcatacatcttatatattaaagagaagtcacaaccttgattcatgtgtgattttttttttaaaaatagacctATTTCTACAaattcatgttacatttaatctctaatcttatcatttaaattttggttcaaccagaaatttttattgggctatcaataattggatttaaacaatagatgatccattggatttatagataatataaattaaatatatataatttaatgttttaatattatacctccatatgttaaatatttaaatatttgtcgatgttaacttttaaaattacaatttttttttaaataacaaaaaccatattatctaacagtgattaatctttactaccttaaaccaatgaaaacaaattttaaactatatagtttattttaaaaattaaacaaaacctaaatgtttaattatttactcgataatataaatttatgaaacaaaaaatttaattttttaaaaactttctaaatttgtgaaatgttacaatatctttgaatatgacaataaaacaatattttactaatctttatatatatagttacgattttaataatgaaataataatccaaaaatatatatatagaagaaaatacaaatacatgtgaaagtttgaaacaatctattcaatgaaaaaatatacgtaaatttattatgttttaaaaattgatagacacatcttatatattaaaatagaagtcacaactttgattcatgtgtgattttttaaaaaatggacttaatggacatattcctagaaaatcatgttacatttaatataatcatttaaattttgggcataccagaaattttattgggctatcaataattggatttaaacaatagatgatctattggatttatagatagtataaattgaataaatataatttaatattgtaatactatacctctatattctaaatatttaaatatttgtcgatgttaacttttaaaattataaagatttttttaaataacaaaaatcatattatctaacaatgattaatctttactaccttaaaccaatgaaaacaaattttaaactacatagtttattttaaaaattaaacaaaaacttaatgtttaattatttactcgataatataaatctgtgAAGTGAAAAGtttaaattcttaaaaaaattataaatttgtgaaatgttacaatatctttgaatatgacaataaaacaatattttactaatctttacatatatagttacgattttaataatgaaataataatcctaaaatatatatatagaagaagatacaaatacatgtgaaagtttgaaacaatctattcaatcaaaaaataccaatttagaattgaaaacaaaatatttatataaaaataaatgaaaacaaaaacccgcgcggttgcgcggatcgagatctagtatatattataatatataccaatttagaattgaaaacaaaatatatatataaaaataaatgaaaacaaaaatccgcgcggttgcgcggaccGAGATCTAGTGCTAATTAAAGTGTAAGCAAATACATCAATTTTAGTTGTTTTCATCATCTGTGTAACAGTCTTCATCCTCCAAATCACTCTCTTCATAGCTCAGTTCATCTTCATCTCCAAAAGTATCCACACAATTATGTTACCTATAGTTCGGATGATACACAGATCTATCCACCTGCTCATATCCTGTGGTTTCTTACCAATAACCGAAGATACATTGGTTACTTCTCCTTGTCCCTCTTCTTCATCACTGCAGTACGTCTCACATCTTGATGGTATAGTTGGTACAAAGGTTTGTACTTTCATATCAAATCTGACTCTCTTCCTCGTCTTATTTgtccctttcttcttctcctcatctGCATCCACCTCACACCTGAGGCATTACCAGAAAAACAGCCATTGACCATTGTTCAATGATCAGATCTCTTTCACATGTTTCTACAAGAAATTCACAGACATGAGCTGCTAAACCTGGTTTTGGTTTGGCTTTATAATCTGGAGTAAACTCTTTCATTTCATAAAAAGGAAGATTTACTCTACTTCCACTGTTTTTTCTCATCTTTTATAGTAAGAcgaactaaaataatttttcaccTGATTGATGAAATGAAATAATTTTCACCTATTTTATTTTACTCTAACTATACCATACAGTCATAcccatctatattattaaaaaagaagtacccatttgaaaatgttcttacttcattaattaaactccctatttttaacttgtctttttcagttgcatttatgaaatatcctaaaacaaataaaattgcctaatttattacttgtcttttcagttacattaatgaaatatgcttaaatgaatttaaacttcttattttattgtttgtctttttcagttaccttaatgaaatatcattaaacaaatttggacataatgtcatttaatcaaccaaaaaaaactcatgagttatctttatgtgcataattttaataatggagattttaaaaaacgtgcatcattaaaatgttacctaaaacatgcaacactaatatataacatgcatcaataaaactagaatttgactcacacaattgtacggatattattttcagttgattaaatttaaaaataattatttattcaaaaaatatttaagaatgacaatgtttttaaaaattatatggtattatttgctcataactcatttgtcatttgctaaattgtaagaaagaaaattttagcataatataactcagttgtcatttgctaaatttatggtttttatttatattttttattatttaattataatattttcattttatatttgaaagataaatgaattttctttcaaacaatatttttgtaaatgtatttttttaaaaataatcaatttaaattgttattatcattgaatatacttatttttgacataatttgagttttcgtttacatcaaaacttttcatattttagcataattttagtttaaaatgtaattttcatatttttcaaacaaattctaaaaatattttttaaattttttgttataatttttaaaaaaaatattgagttgcatttcaaataaaaaggtaaagatattaaaaatattctaattaaaatatgtaaaatttaatatagttttaaggaaatagtcaaaataaaaaaaattacacatagaaaaaaaaatcatgatttttgttaactggacggatcattatttatatgatatcgcacacaaaagaaaaatttctgtttttaaaattatccattttttatatatttttatatgatatcacaaattcgtaaaaaaatagatagtttaagatgcaaaaaaaaaaaatttaattaatgaatataatatgaacgaatattagaaatacatcatttaataaaataaataattaaaaactgaaaatttataTCCGCACTAGCGCGCGGATCAGTGTCTAGTCTCTTTATTGAAAGACTACCACTAATGATGCTCTCATcaacattcaatttttttttactatgtgCAAATGCCCACTTTGCAAtagtcttttttcttttcttcttttgtttcataatttgGATCGACTACATACAAAAGCAAAAtcaagtaaatttttttttttttaatttgattgacATCCATATATGACTGATATCCTCGATCGAGGATAAACGTTCTAGTATAATAGGCCTCAAGTGAAACCTAAATCAGTTAAAGAAACTATTGGCccttaattttaactataaggGACAGCTGAAATTAATATCCCTAAgaatctataaattttgataGCTACATTTTTTTGCTTCATGAGCTTCAGCCTAAGATCGTGTCCTTCGTATGCATCATACTTGACAGCCAATGGAAAGTAGTAAAAATTAACAAGATCATGTCTTGCGTATTTTGACACCACCCTCCATACTTATTCGTTTCTGGTTTGAATCTTTTTCTACTCGCCTAGATATTATTAGCATTAACAAAACTATAACAATGATTTGCTTTTAAGTTTATGCTTCATTCAAGTGTCTTTTGgacatgtttatatatatttttttcgttCAAATTGAACATGTTTATATAAAACATCTAtatgatataaaaaaacaataaaaaaaaaaacaatttcccTATTCTATCATATCAAAATGATTGAAAATTTTTCTTCTCAAACTACGAGGCGTACTGATCGATGTTCTTTTCATTCATGCTTTAGACATATCACGTGCGATTCCACATTCTCGATCAAATCGTTTGTGCAGTCTGTCTAATGTACTGTTCAGTTCGAAGTTAGAACCATCTCTTGAATGAGAGTGATATTGATCCTCCGATTCTGACCACACCGTCCGATATTACAGCTCAATTTTATTGCATCAcccaattaaaatataatagtgtAAAATATCTTCTTTACACTTGAagcttttataaaaataaaaatataccgttaacggaattaaaataaaaatattaataataatacaaaattaagtgggtgtttaattttaaagtatcttatattatttttttcagtgATTATTTCGATTTtgagaataaaataaaagaagctAATATTGAAAAgtcttcttattttatttttccttaagctgatctctttcactctctttAACCCAATTGGCCACTTACCACTTtccaaatctgtttttttttcttctcctttctctctatTTCACAAACTCAAACCCTAATTTTCTCTCGACACTCAAATTTTCACAGCTCCTCTCCTCTTTCTTCACCGGGGGAGGGATTTGTAGGTGTCGAATCTAGGGTTCCGTATAACGGAGAGATGGAATCAGATCAGGGGAAGCTGTTTATCGGCGGGATTTCATGGGACACCGACGAGAATCTCCTGAAAGAGTACTTCGCCAATTACGGCGAGGTTTTGCAAGTGACGGTGATGCGAGAGAAAGCTACAGGTCGTCCTCGAGGATTCGGATTCGTCGCGTTCTCCGATCCCGCCGTCATTGATAGGGTTCTTCAGGAGAAGCACCACATCGATAACAGAGATGTAAGGTTTCAAAACTTTCTTTGATTAAACTCGAATTCGCACTTGTTTCTGAATTGGGTTTCTCTAGTTTTTGAATATTGATGCCATTAAGATTgcaattttttaagttttgactGTAAAGTTTcatgctttgatcttgttgtCGTGTTCGATTAGCGAAGGTCTCGAATTTGCATTTCTGAATTGGGTTtctctattttttgaatttgcCACTCTGCCCCTGTTTCAGTTGGCTGTAAAGTTTcatgctttgatcttgttgtTGTGTTTGATGTGGTTTTATACTTTTTGTGACATCATGTTTTAGGTTGATGTGAAGAGAGCAATGTCTAGAGAAGAGCAGAGTCCTGGTGGAAGACCAGGGGGTTTTAATGCTTCTAGGAGTTTTGATAGCGGCGCTAACGTTCGTACCAAGAAGATATTCGTCGGAGGTTTGCCTCCCGCTTTGACATCAGACGAGTTTCGGGCCTACTTCGAGACGTACGGCCCTGTTAGCGATGCAGTCATTATGATTGACCAGGCAACACAGCGTCCTAGAGGGTTTGGGTTTGTTTCGTTTGACTCTGAGGATTCTGTTGACCTTGTTTTGCACAAGACTTTCCACGATATGAATGGTAAACAAGTAGAAGTCAAAAGAGCTCTTCCTAAAGATGCTAATCCTGGAATAGCTGGGGGAGGGGGTGGTCGTGGTGGCTCTGGAGGTTTCCCGGGGTATGGTGGAAGTGGCTATGAGGGTGGTCGTGTTGATTCGAGTAATAGATACATGCAGCCTCAAAACGCTGGAAGTGGTTATCCTCCTTATGGTGCTTCTGGGTATGGTACTGGTTATGGTTATGGCAGCAACGGTGTAGGTTACGGCGGTTTTGGAGGGTATGGGAATCCAGCTGGTGCGCCTTACGGGAATCCAGCTGGTGTCCCTGGAGCTGGGTTTGGAAGTGGTCCAAGAAGTTCATGGGGAGGCCAAGCTCCATCGGGTTACGGTAATGTGGGATATGGAAATGCTGCTGCTCCGTGGGTTGGTGGTTCGGGTCCCGGTTCAGCAGTGATGGGTCAAGGAGGAGGTGCTTCTGCAGGTTATGGCAGTAGTCAAGGTTATGGCTATGGTGGAAATGATTCGTCTCATGGGGCTCCATCTGGTTATGGTGCAGTTGGTGGACGGCCTGGAAGTATGCCTAATAGCCATAGCGGTGGCTATGCTGATGGTTCAGATGGCTCTGGAGGCTATGGGAATCTGAATCACCAAGGGAATGGGCAAGTTGGTTATGGTGGAGGTTATGGAAATGGTAGGCAAGCTCAACAACAGTGATTGGAGGAATGAAAACTACTGCGGTGTGGTTTATCTCTGACCTCTGAAACCTCCACTTCTGGGGCGGTTTGGCCAGGAGGTCTACGCTGGATTATCTGTTTTGTTAGTTTTTAATAAGTTGTGTTCAGGCACACTTGATGCTGAGTCGTACTTAGTATTTCCTATGAAGCTGTAGTTTTTTTGTATGTTTGCGtgcttattttatgtttctctatCCTAGTGTTTTGTGTTTAACAGTAACTCCTCCAGATTATCATTATTCATATTTCTTCCTtgcattcaattttttttaaaaatactccTTTGAGGATTCTTACTTTGCTTTCTCTTCTGTTTTGGTGAACATTTCTGCTTCGTACGCAACGGTATCTGAGAAAGGTGTTTGTTAGAACAAGAGCTGCAATAAAGCACTTGTGTTGTTACAGGAGGAGATACAATAATGTATGTCAAGAAGTTTGCAAAGGGGAGATAAGAGAAGGGAAACTTCCTAGTCACAAGATCCATGGGAAGTCTACAACTTGGATCAACGTTGTTCCCTTAAGAGCTATGGTCTTCCTCCTATAAGCTGTAAACGATTTAAATAAAAGGAGATCTTTAGGATAACACACCTCTTTCCTTCTTGTGGGCAGACCGAGTAACAAAAAATGGCGCTGATCTATGCAGAAGGTATAGAAAGCAATTATGTAACTAAGTTTCTCAAGACATTGTCAATGGTTTTGCTGGAATCTAGGATCTAAGAACAGCTACAATTAAAGTCTAGTATACAAATTTATGGGTGCAATTTGCAAAATTGGATAACACAACAGTCAACAAACCTTTGTTCTGTACTTTTGGATTTGCCACTAAACTCGCTTCCTACTTCTCTAAAAAGGCCACTTCCACTCTGTTTCACACTACTATCAAGTATGTGAATGCTTGAAAACTGTCATGAAAATCCAATTCTTTATAAAAAATGGTTGATCAATGTTGACAAGAGAtgaaatcttcttcttttttattttattataatgagATCCCtatctttttttcttgtcaCCTCTTTATATCTAATCTCTTTGTATTGAAAAAGAGATTAGATATCAAGATCATATCTCAAATGATAACGATGAAAacacattaataaaatgaaaaaaaaaacggggtcagtaaaaaaactgaaatttgCCTGGAAAAAAACCACAAATTCACTAGCTAACTAAAATTCCCGTTCtctcatattttctttttgaatatttgGCAAATAAGCCCTAAAAATATTACCAAGTTATATGCATCAtggtttttgtgagaaaaaaatgaagaaatacaaAAAGTTATATGCATCATGCTACCAATATCTACTGCAAATGATTTTTGTAAACTCTATACCATCAACTTGGTTAGCCAAATCGTTTTAACAGGATGAGATTTGGATGGACAAAAAATTACTAGAAATAAGAGATTTGCTAATTCTggtattattttgtaaaattccCTGATTTAACTCACATCCTCTCTCATTCATCAGCACATGAAAAATTTGCTGTAGATTACCTTTATCCAACTTGTCTCATTCCTCTTCctcttgttttgtttgtttgttaattgtttgccttattttaaaacaagaaaTGCCATCTTTCTCCCTCTTTCCTCTCTTATTGGACaatctaattttataaaatcacgTCCAAAGTTTTTTTCCTCCACCCTCTCCTCCTCCGCCATGAACCATCATCAACGGCGTGAGTCTTTCTCGGTAACTATCTCTAACATGGGAGGTGGTTCGACTGTCGTTTGTCCTAACACCGACCTTCTCTGGCCATTTGGGAAGCTAAGCGGTCTTGATGGTAATGATATACGTGAGACGGCTTACGAGATCTTCTTCACGGCTTGTAGGTCATCACCAGGGTTTGGAGGTAAGACTGCTCTCACATTCTACTCTACGCACAACAACAATGACAATCatggagaaggaggaggagcagCAACATCAGGAGGTTCACCTGGTGTTGGTTCTGGTTCTGGGTTTGGGTTTTCTGGGAGGAAAGAGGTGGTTACAACCCCGACAAGCCGGGTGAAACGTTCTCTAGGGTTGAAGATGCTTAAAAGGTCTCCGTCTAGGCGAATGTCTACGATAGGAGCCACTGGAGGAGCCGGGACGACTTCATTGTCACCCGGTAGTGGCTCAGGACATGTAAGCCCTGGAGCTGGATTCTTGACGGTCCAGCCTTCTCGGCCTAGAAGACCGTTAACATCGGCGGAGATCATGAGACAACAAATGAGGGTGACAGAACAAAGTGATAGTCGGCTTCGTAAAACCTTATTGAGAACGCTTGTTGGTCAAGTAAGTTTGATCGTTCTCTTGCTTGTTATAcaagttaataaaaaaactaacaataatataacatgttttgttttatctacAGACGGGTAGACGAGCAGAGACGATTATTTTGCCGTTAGAGCTTCTCCGACACTTGAAAACATCAGAGTTCGGCGATTCAAACGAGTACCATGTCTGGCAACGAAGACAACTCAAAGTCCTTGAAGCTGGTCTTCTCCTTCACCCGTCGATTCCTCTAGACAAAACCAACAACAACGCAATGCGCTTAAGAGAAATCGTTAGAAAAAGCGAGAACAAAACCATCGACACAAGCAAAACCTCTGACACAATGAGAAAACTATGCAACGTAGTCGTGTCTTTATCTTGGCGCAGCACTAATGGGAACCCTAGCGATGTTTGTCACTGGGCTGATGGTTATCCTCTCAACATTCATCTTTACGTTGCATTGTTGCAGTCGATATTCGATGTTAGGGATGAGACATTGGTGCTTGATGAGATCGATGAGCTTCTAGAGCTAATGAAGAAAACTTGGTCAACATTAGGGATCACAAGACCGGTGCATAATCTATGTTTCACTTGGGTTTTGTTTCATCAATATGTAGTAACTTCACAAATGGAGCCAGATTTGCTCGGTGCATCCCACGCTATGCTAGCTGAAGTTGCTAATGATGCTAAGAAACTTGACCGTGAAGCTCTCTATGTGAAATTATTGACGTCGACATTGGCCTCTATGCAAGGATGGACCGAGAAAAGGTATTTGATGACTTGATatacaagcaaaggaaaattAATATACTTAAGAACGCTTgaaatctaaatgtgattgctATTATTTTAGGTTATTGAGCTACCATGATTATTTCCAAAGAGGAAATGTTGGATTGATAGAGAATCTTCTCCCACTGGCGTTATCATCATCAAGAATCTTAGGAGATGATGTGACAATCTCTCAAGGGAAAGGCGATGTGAAACTAATTGATTATTCAGGAGATCGTGTTGACGTTTACATAAGAGCCTCTATTAAAACTGCATTTTCAAAGGTATATTAatggtaaatattttagatgacaccaacaaaaattatgataaaaatattacataaggtgtttattttaagaaaatattaatcaaacGGTAAaaggattttaagaaaatattacttCAAACCCTACAACGTTATCTTAATCTatctattaaatattaaaatttaaacattaatcacttaaaacaaatctaaaatatttgaaaaatattttttaactgaTGAtaaatttgagaatttttttcttgtgtatTATTTTTGGAATAAGAATATGTCTTAGTGATATCCTAATATATTTCTCTATATTAAAcgttgaaaacaaaatgttgttttatttgTGTTCTTTAAGGTTATGAAATCTTTTGTTTCTAGGTGATAGAGAACACGAAAGCTAAGATCGCAGCTacagaggaaggagaagaagcagCTGCAACGCTATTGCAACTAGCCAAGGAAACAGAGGAGTTAGCATTAAGAGAACGTGAATGTTTTAGTCCAATACTCAAGAGATGGCACTCAGTGGCTGCTGGTGTTGCCTCGGTGTCGCTTCACCAATGCTATGGTTCGATCTTGATGCAGTATTTGGCAGGAAGATCGTTTATCTCGAGAGATACTGTTGATGTGTTGCAAACGGCAGGGAAGTTAGAGAAGGTTTTAGTACAGATGGTGGCTGAAGATACGGAAGAATGCGATGACGGTGGAAAAGGGTTGGTTCGAGAGATGGTTCCTTATGAAGTTGATTCGATAATATTGAGGCTTATAAGACAATGGATTGAAGAGAAGCTAAAGGGAGTTCAAGAGTGTTTGTTTAGAGCAAAAGAAACTGAAGTAAGTGTTAAGAGATTTTAACGTTACTTTCATGACGTTTTgaactttatatatattgagTGTTTGCATTCTTTCTTAATAGACATGGAACCCGAAATCCAAATCAGAACCATACGCTCAATCTGCAGGAGAAATGATGAAGCTAGCAAAGGATATAATCGATGAGTTTTTTGAAATCCCTATCGGGATTACAGAGGATTTGGTTTATGATCTTGCTGAAGGATTGGAACAACTTTTTCAAGAATACACTACCTTTGTTGCATCTTGCGGTGAGCTTAATATCAAAACCATTCTTTTAACTTTAATGAAATGGCATTGCAATTAATCTTTAGTATTCGGGCTTACGGTTCGGGTTATTCGAGAGCTCGGCTGTTTTGGATCCATTTAGGAACCAATATTTTTCGGA
The window above is part of the Brassica napus cultivar Da-Ae chromosome C3, Da-Ae, whole genome shotgun sequence genome. Proteins encoded here:
- the LOC106388034 gene encoding uncharacterized protein LOC106388034 isoform X1, with product MDTSRGEAKEANGFENHKAIVEVQVCEEEEEEEEESESQCLLPPPRKGGMSTSSDKIKRTVQWTDNKGDNLAEVLVYEPSEVSDSDDDDSDACICTIINQYL
- the LOC106388034 gene encoding uncharacterized protein LOC106388034 isoform X2; its protein translation is MDTSRGEAKEANGFENHKAIVEVQVCEEEEEEEEESESQCLLPPPRKGGMSTSSDKIKRTVQWTDNKGDNLAEVLVYEPSEVSDSDDDDSDACICTIM
- the LOC106388035 gene encoding heterogeneous nuclear ribonucleoprotein 1; amino-acid sequence: MESDQGKLFIGGISWDTDENLLKEYFANYGEVLQVTVMREKATGRPRGFGFVAFSDPAVIDRVLQEKHHIDNRDVDVKRAMSREEQSPGGRPGGFNASRSFDSGANVRTKKIFVGGLPPALTSDEFRAYFETYGPVSDAVIMIDQATQRPRGFGFVSFDSEDSVDLVLHKTFHDMNGKQVEVKRALPKDANPGIAGGGGGRGGSGGFPGYGGSGYEGGRVDSSNRYMQPQNAGSGYPPYGASGYGTGYGYGSNGVGYGGFGGYGNPAGAPYGNPAGVPGAGFGSGPRSSWGGQAPSGYGNVGYGNAAAPWVGGSGPGSAVMGQGGGASAGYGSSQGYGYGGNDSSHGAPSGYGAVGGRPGSMPNSHSGGYADGSDGSGGYGNLNHQGNGQVGYGGGYGNGRQAQQQ
- the LOC106387084 gene encoding protein unc-13 homolog, producing the protein MNHHQRRESFSVTISNMGGGSTVVCPNTDLLWPFGKLSGLDGNDIRETAYEIFFTACRSSPGFGGKTALTFYSTHNNNDNHGEGGGAATSGGSPGVGSGSGFGFSGRKEVVTTPTSRVKRSLGLKMLKRSPSRRMSTIGATGGAGTTSLSPGSGSGHVSPGAGFLTVQPSRPRRPLTSAEIMRQQMRVTEQSDSRLRKTLLRTLVGQTGRRAETIILPLELLRHLKTSEFGDSNEYHVWQRRQLKVLEAGLLLHPSIPLDKTNNNAMRLREIVRKSENKTIDTSKTSDTMRKLCNVVVSLSWRSTNGNPSDVCHWADGYPLNIHLYVALLQSIFDVRDETLVLDEIDELLELMKKTWSTLGITRPVHNLCFTWVLFHQYVVTSQMEPDLLGASHAMLAEVANDAKKLDREALYVKLLTSTLASMQGWTEKRLLSYHDYFQRGNVGLIENLLPLALSSSRILGDDVTISQGKGDVKLIDYSGDRVDVYIRASIKTAFSKVIENTKAKIAATEEGEEAAATLLQLAKETEELALRERECFSPILKRWHSVAAGVASVSLHQCYGSILMQYLAGRSFISRDTVDVLQTAGKLEKVLVQMVAEDTEECDDGGKGLVREMVPYEVDSIILRLIRQWIEEKLKGVQECLFRAKETETWNPKSKSEPYAQSAGEMMKLAKDIIDEFFEIPIGITEDLVYDLAEGLEQLFQEYTTFVASCGSRQSYIPTLPPLTRCNRDSRFLKLWKRATPCTASGKDFSHTAPPSDGHHPRPSTSRGTQRLYIRLNTLHFLSSHIHSLNKALSLNPTVLPATRKRYRHRNNNTSSYFDFTYAGIESACQHVSEVAAYRLIFLDSNSVFYESLYIGDVTNSRIRPALRVTKQNLTLMSAILADRAQALAMREVMKSSFEAFLMVLLAGGYSRVFYRSDHGLIEEDFENLKRVFCTCGEGLIPEEVVDRDAEIVEGVIQLMSQPTEQLMEDFSIVTCETSGMGMVGPGHKLPMPPTTGRWNRSDANTILRVLCHRNDRVANRFLKKSFQLPKRR